From Lolium perenne isolate Kyuss_39 chromosome 5, Kyuss_2.0, whole genome shotgun sequence, a single genomic window includes:
- the LOC127300713 gene encoding bidirectional sugar transporter SWEET13 — MAGLSLEHPWAFAFGLLGNVISFASYLAPIPTFYRIYKSKSTEGFQSVPYVVALFSAMLWIYYALVKSNESLLITINAAGCVIETIYIVMYLAYAPRKAKLFTAKILLLLNVGVFGIILLLTLLLAKGEKRVVSLGWVCVAFSVSVFIAPLSIIGRVIKTRSVEYMPFSLSLSLTLSAVVWFLYGLLIKDKYVALPNILGFTFGLVQMGLYMFYMNATPVVAEGKEGKQEGKLPAEEHVVVNIAKLSATPERNYGNEVHPVMQMAARAAPGSCAADVAAPEKGAALAVDVARPVEVVV; from the exons ATGGCTGGCCTATCCCTGGAGCACCCCTGGGCATTTGCTTTTGGCCTCCTAG GCAACGTGATCTCCTTCGCGAGCTACCTGGCCCCAAT ACCGACGTTCTACCGTATATACAAGAGCAAGTCGACGGAGGGGTTCCAGTCGGTGCCGTACGTCGTGGCGCTGTTCAGCGCCATGCTGTGGATCTACTACGCGCTGGTAAAgtccaacgagagcctcctcatcACCATCAACGCCGCTGGCTGCGTGATCGAGACGATCTACATCGTCATGTACCTGGCCTACGCTCCCAGGAAGGCAAAGCTCTTCACGGCCAAGATCCTGCTCCTCCTCAACGTCGGCGTCTTCGGGATCATCCTTCTCCTCACCCTCCTCCTCGCCAAGGGCGAGAAGCGCGTCGTCTCCCTCGGCTGGGTCTGCGTTGCCTTCTCCGTCAGCGTCTTCATCGCCCCGCTCAGCATCATC GGGCGTGTGATCAAGACGAGGAGCGTGGAGTACATGCcattctccctctccctctcgctcaCCCTCAGCGCGGTCGTCTGGTTCCTCTACGGGCTCCTCATCAAGGACAAATACGTCGCG CTCCCCAACATTCTTGGCTTCACCTTCGGGCTGGTCCAGATGGGGCTCTACATGTTCTACATGAACGCGACGCCGGTGGTGGCCGAGGGGAAAGAGGGAAAGCAGGAGGGGAAACTGCCGGCGGAGGAGCACGTGGTGGTCAACATCGCCAAGCTCAGCGCGACCCCAGAGAGGAACTACGGCAACGAGGTGCACCCGGTGATGCAGATGGCCGCCAGGGCTGCCCCCGGGAGCTGCGCGGCGGATGTGGCGGCGCCGGAGAAGGGAGCTGCACTGGCCGTGGACGTTGCACGTCCTGTCGAGGTGGTCGTCTAG